A genomic window from Melopsittacus undulatus isolate bMelUnd1 chromosome 7, bMelUnd1.mat.Z, whole genome shotgun sequence includes:
- the TMA16 gene encoding LOW QUALITY PROTEIN: translation machinery-associated protein 16 (The sequence of the model RefSeq protein was modified relative to this genomic sequence to represent the inferred CDS: inserted 2 bases in 1 codon): MPKLRKNQGGKQEKKAIHPYSRKAAQLAREAHKQEKKEKLKTDRALRLSIIGEKLQWFQSHLDPTKIEYTKKQAGELIENYMCRFDAELEQIELQNSIKGRQGRQHGSRETVIKQTIERERQLYEGYGMEIPDIMNRKHLKFFREWDGDLRKLPNIKMKKLSARDAACSNPEVADVEAKEELNKAEEMXPNEHQLIEELKELKDIVRNLF; the protein is encoded by the exons ATG cccaAGTTACGAAAAAACCAAGGGgggaagcaagagaaaaaagctaTCCATCCTTACAGCAGAAAAGCTGCACAGCTTGCAAGGGAAGcacacaaacaggaaaagaaagaaaa GTTGAAGACTGACAGAGCTTTGCGTTTGAGTATCATTG GAGAAAAATTGCAGTGGTTTCAAAGTCACCTGGACCCCACTAAAATCGAATACACAAAGAAGCAAGCTGGCGAGCTAATTGAAAA ttatATGTGTCGATTCGATGCCGAGTTGGAGCAGATTGAATTACAAAACAGTATTAAAGGTAGACAAGGCAGACAGCATGGTTCACGGGAAACTGTCATCAAGCAGACCATTGAACGTGAAAGACAACTCTATGAAGGCTATGGAATGG AGATCCCAGACATTATGAACAGAAAGCATCTTAAATTTTTCAG agaatGGGATGGTGATCTGAGGAAACTGCCaaacatcaaaatgaaaaagctctCAGCTAGGGATGCTGCTTGCAGTAATCCTGAGGTGGCAGATGTGGAAGCTAAAGAAGAATTgaataaagcagaagagat GCCTAATGAGCACCAGCTGATTGAAGAGCTGAAAGAGCTGAAGGACATTGTAAGAAACCTATTTTAA